A part of Armatimonadota bacterium genomic DNA contains:
- a CDS encoding tryptophan 2,3-dioxygenase: protein MQPRPFEETIHTDFASRLDYAGYLKLEEILAAQSPLSDPVHHDETLFIIQHQTSELWMKLVIHELKAAMAFIRADQLEPSFKILARVKHVQRILFEQWAVLETLTPTEYAQFRGVLGNSSGFQSHQFRTIEFLLGNKDADSVRVFRHRPTVEASLNQALHAPSIYDEFLLYLVRHGLAKREDVERDWSMPYAAKPGIVRSIKAIYDDPSANWDAYEMCEKLVDVEEQFTLWRVRHMLTVERIIGHKMGTGGSTGVSFLRKAIHIRLFPELWDVRTEIGA, encoded by the coding sequence ATGCAGCCACGCCCGTTCGAAGAGACCATCCATACCGACTTCGCGTCGCGGCTCGACTATGCCGGGTACCTGAAGCTCGAGGAGATCTTGGCCGCGCAAAGCCCGTTGAGCGACCCTGTCCACCACGACGAGACGCTCTTCATCATCCAGCACCAGACCTCCGAGCTCTGGATGAAGCTCGTCATCCACGAACTCAAAGCGGCGATGGCCTTCATCCGGGCCGACCAACTCGAACCCAGCTTCAAGATCCTTGCCAGGGTCAAGCACGTCCAGCGGATCCTCTTCGAACAGTGGGCCGTCCTCGAAACCTTGACTCCGACCGAGTACGCACAGTTCCGAGGCGTGCTTGGGAATTCGAGCGGGTTCCAGTCGCATCAGTTCCGGACGATCGAGTTCCTTCTGGGCAACAAGGACGCCGACTCCGTCCGTGTCTTCCGGCACCGTCCGACGGTCGAAGCCTCTTTGAACCAAGCGCTCCACGCACCGAGCATTTACGACGAGTTCCTCCTCTACCTGGTCCGCCATGGGCTCGCAAAGAGGGAGGACGTCGAGCGGGACTGGTCCATGCCCTATGCGGCCAAGCCAGGGATCGTCCGGTCGATCAAGGCCATTTATGACGATCCGTCGGCGAACTGGGACGCCTATGAGATGTGCGAGAAGCTCGTGGACGTCGAGGAACAGTTCACCCTTTGGCGCGTCCGGCACATGTTGACCGTCGAGCGGATCATCGGGCACAAAATGGGGACTGGCGGAAGTACTGGTGTAAGTTTCTTACGTAAAGCTATCCATATCCGCCTATTCCCGGAACTCTGGGACGTGCGGACGGAGATCGGTGCATGA
- a CDS encoding O-antigen ligase family protein, with amino-acid sequence MRHVRPEAWALYAAAFLAPLIGGQVSLEASPLDGSPAQAVLGGGELPLGARALIGLLVVAAFAVTLIRNRVVQIPRLDIAGVTLVVVAVTGFSVLLSAFPYVSTVGWETWVLYGTCLFAGVAIVGRRAGVRGLLWAVVAGTTLSAAKGVAEFGAFRATEPGHRIFSDWNNPNALAGILALALPLSLGLLLTAERAEALAAGACGTLMLFALVLTQSKGGILAAGTGLLTALVLTLVWKGAKPALRSVVPLVLAALLAFAATRPIGGDGGSGLSRLTDASATQEQSVGFRQLLWKGTADLVRERPIGFGIGTYRFESARPGLTEQTFHSHQTYLQTAMETGVPGVIVLVALFALWIRTFFSRSKTWPSPHSWLRAGVAGSVVAGLTDGLVESNLIYVGTGVTLFLVLGAGLQVSNDGSAPESTPKKLRWSVMVAGCAVVALLLVHAALVESLKVQALSAMKEGRLEDARSAATLARSLAPNDGEAYYVSSFVAGSAAERFSDLRSAAALQPSTKYLRAAAKAAQATGEPAYATGALRKALERDPNNLATLEALTKHLDDLGDRALALQTARRLVDVEKTVYFQVRAIPQLVPLETYDARVFLAKAESDPQIKAELLSEAVEGYATYFDRTVAFVKGLALQAKRSDVTFLGHDLAEAEGVAQRARKAAAEAKELYSRSGDSGSASKVDAALSRIRLD; translated from the coding sequence GTGAGGCACGTGCGCCCGGAAGCCTGGGCGCTCTACGCGGCCGCGTTTCTGGCGCCGCTGATCGGTGGACAAGTCAGTCTCGAAGCCTCGCCTCTCGACGGCAGCCCGGCCCAGGCGGTTTTGGGCGGAGGTGAACTCCCGCTCGGTGCGAGGGCCCTGATCGGCCTGCTCGTCGTCGCCGCATTCGCCGTCACCCTGATCCGGAACCGCGTCGTCCAGATCCCACGACTGGATATCGCGGGCGTGACCCTCGTCGTCGTCGCCGTGACCGGCTTCTCCGTCCTTCTGTCCGCCTTTCCCTACGTTTCGACGGTCGGTTGGGAAACCTGGGTGCTCTACGGCACCTGCTTGTTCGCGGGCGTCGCCATCGTCGGCCGCAGGGCGGGAGTACGCGGGCTCCTCTGGGCGGTCGTGGCCGGAACGACGCTGTCGGCGGCGAAAGGCGTCGCGGAGTTCGGGGCCTTTCGGGCGACGGAACCGGGACACCGCATCTTCTCCGACTGGAACAACCCGAACGCGTTGGCGGGAATCTTGGCTCTGGCCCTGCCTTTGTCTCTCGGCTTGCTTTTGACCGCCGAACGCGCCGAGGCTTTGGCGGCCGGAGCGTGCGGAACCTTGATGCTGTTCGCGCTTGTCTTGACCCAGTCCAAAGGGGGCATTTTGGCTGCCGGGACGGGCCTCTTGACCGCTCTCGTCCTGACCTTGGTCTGGAAGGGGGCGAAGCCGGCGCTCAGGTCGGTCGTCCCGCTCGTCCTCGCCGCCTTGCTCGCGTTCGCGGCGACACGGCCGATCGGGGGAGACGGAGGATCGGGGCTGTCACGGCTTACCGACGCTTCAGCGACGCAAGAGCAGTCGGTCGGGTTCCGACAATTGCTGTGGAAGGGCACGGCCGACCTCGTCCGCGAGCGGCCCATCGGGTTTGGAATCGGCACCTACCGGTTCGAATCGGCCCGGCCGGGACTGACGGAGCAGACGTTCCACTCCCACCAGACGTACCTGCAAACCGCTATGGAGACCGGCGTGCCCGGAGTGATCGTCCTCGTCGCTCTGTTCGCGTTGTGGATCCGGACGTTCTTTTCCCGGTCGAAGACTTGGCCTTCACCGCACAGTTGGCTCCGGGCGGGCGTCGCGGGTTCAGTAGTGGCCGGGCTGACGGACGGACTTGTCGAGAGCAATCTGATCTATGTCGGCACAGGGGTGACCCTCTTCCTTGTCCTCGGAGCGGGACTTCAGGTCTCGAACGACGGGAGCGCACCGGAATCGACGCCGAAAAAACTCCGTTGGAGCGTCATGGTCGCCGGCTGCGCCGTCGTCGCCCTACTCTTGGTCCACGCCGCGTTGGTCGAGTCTCTCAAGGTCCAGGCGTTGTCGGCGATGAAAGAAGGCCGCCTCGAAGACGCCCGTTCGGCCGCGACGCTGGCGCGGTCTCTTGCGCCGAACGACGGTGAGGCGTACTATGTGTCGTCCTTCGTCGCCGGATCGGCCGCCGAGCGGTTTTCCGATCTACGGTCGGCCGCGGCGCTGCAGCCTTCGACGAAGTACTTGCGGGCCGCAGCCAAGGCCGCGCAAGCCACTGGAGAGCCGGCCTACGCGACGGGAGCGCTTCGAAAGGCCCTCGAGCGTGACCCGAACAACTTGGCGACCTTAGAGGCCCTGACCAAGCATCTGGACGATCTTGGAGACCGAGCGCTGGCCCTCCAGACTGCCAGGCGCCTTGTCGACGTCGAGAAGACGGTGTACTTCCAAGTCCGTGCCATCCCCCAACTCGTGCCTTTGGAAACGTACGACGCCCGGGTCTTTTTGGCCAAAGCCGAGTCGGACCCGCAGATCAAGGCCGAGCTTTTGTCGGAAGCCGTGGAGGGCTACGCCACGTATTTCGACCGGACGGTCGCGTTCGTCAAAGGACTCGCCTTACAGGCGAAGCGCTCGGACGTCACGTTCCTAGGGCACGACTTGGCCGAGGCCGAAGGCGTAGCCCAACGGGCACGGAAAGCGGCGGCCGAGGCGAAGGAGCTTTACTCGCGGTCGGGCGATTCCGGTTCGGCGTCCAAGGTCGACGCCGCGCTGTCCCGCATCCGGCTCGACTGA
- a CDS encoding GNAT family N-acetyltransferase — translation MDLDAATWPPRRLFADGLTVRAYRPGDGVHLAEAVRSSYEHLRPWMPWARPDSTAQDYEKTVEQLVRKFDDREDFTLAVLEGESFVGSTGYHIRVGSLESRNAEIGMWIRADRSGQGTGTRLLKALIQWGFDEWGFERLVWRCDPENRASARVAEKCGMVYEGTLRSDVRLPDGERKDSLVYALLSSERPNSGSVAPGASGLKVRAALPSDAEAMAAAYNEGIEDRVATFETRSRTAEDIRDWFDCDLPKVVVELNGTVVAFAAAFPYSDRCCYGGIAEFSVYVRRHLRGRGLGTVAMEGLVEAAVAHGLHKLMSRVFPENRASLAVLRRLGFRTVGTHRSHGRLDGAWKDCVCVERVLHTSLSGDRAPG, via the coding sequence ATGGACCTCGACGCTGCGACATGGCCCCCGCGCCGGCTCTTCGCCGACGGGCTCACGGTCCGAGCCTATCGCCCCGGAGACGGGGTGCACCTTGCCGAAGCCGTCCGATCGTCTTACGAGCACCTGCGTCCTTGGATGCCGTGGGCCAGACCGGACTCCACGGCGCAAGACTATGAAAAGACCGTCGAGCAACTTGTGCGCAAGTTCGACGACCGTGAAGACTTCACGTTGGCCGTTCTAGAGGGCGAGTCGTTCGTCGGCAGTACCGGGTACCACATCCGGGTCGGGAGCCTGGAATCGCGGAACGCCGAGATCGGGATGTGGATCCGTGCGGACAGGTCCGGCCAAGGGACGGGGACGCGGCTCTTGAAGGCGCTGATCCAGTGGGGTTTCGACGAGTGGGGGTTCGAGCGTCTCGTCTGGCGGTGCGACCCGGAGAACCGCGCCAGTGCCCGCGTCGCCGAGAAGTGCGGGATGGTGTACGAAGGCACCCTCCGGTCGGACGTCCGACTACCGGACGGCGAGCGGAAGGACAGTCTGGTCTACGCCCTCTTGTCGAGCGAGCGGCCCAATTCCGGGTCGGTCGCACCGGGGGCCTCGGGGCTCAAAGTCCGCGCGGCCCTGCCGTCCGATGCGGAAGCCATGGCGGCCGCCTACAACGAGGGCATCGAAGACCGGGTGGCGACCTTCGAAACAAGGTCGCGGACCGCCGAAGACATCCGGGACTGGTTCGATTGCGACCTGCCGAAAGTGGTGGTGGAGCTCAACGGGACCGTGGTTGCGTTCGCCGCTGCCTTCCCTTACTCGGACCGGTGCTGTTACGGCGGTATCGCAGAGTTTTCCGTCTATGTCCGGAGGCACCTGAGGGGGCGGGGGCTCGGAACGGTCGCGATGGAGGGACTCGTCGAAGCGGCCGTAGCCCATGGACTTCACAAGTTGATGTCGCGCGTCTTTCCTGAAAACCGGGCAAGCCTGGCGGTCCTGCGGCGCCTGGGTTTCCGGACGGTCGGGACGCACCGCTCGCACGGACGCCTGGACGGTGCGTGGAAGGACTGCGTGTGCGTCGAGCGGGTCCTTCATACGTCCTTGTCCGGGGACCGGGCCCCGGGATAG
- a CDS encoding glycosyltransferase family 2 protein, giving the protein MLSVLIVNWNTKDMLRRCLASVLEHPPAGEYETIVVDNGSHDGSADMVESEFPGVILVRAGSNLGYAAGNNLAFSKAKGDFLLTLNPDTEFEDGSLTTALGVLKSYPEYGVLGIKLIGLDKLVQKSVRGFPTILGILGAWTKLDALWPYGPFGSYSLPAFDYAQDGPAPQPMGTFLLFRRTSLETVGDPRKPFDEAFPIFFNEVDLLYRLLRSGCPCFYTAKAHVLHHHGASTKQVRKSMIWESHDSLVRYFGKHLKWPARALLPVIAAAAWTGAFLRAKGHHAGFRTQHHDL; this is encoded by the coding sequence ATGCTCAGCGTGCTCATCGTGAACTGGAACACGAAGGACATGTTGCGCCGATGCCTCGCGTCCGTCCTTGAACATCCCCCCGCGGGCGAGTACGAGACGATCGTCGTGGACAACGGCTCCCATGACGGTAGCGCCGATATGGTGGAATCCGAGTTTCCAGGGGTCATCCTCGTCCGTGCAGGTTCGAATCTAGGCTACGCCGCCGGCAACAACTTAGCGTTTTCGAAGGCAAAAGGTGACTTTCTCTTAACGCTTAATCCCGATACAGAATTCGAAGACGGATCATTGACAACGGCTTTAGGCGTCCTTAAATCATACCCTGAGTACGGTGTCTTAGGGATCAAGCTTATCGGACTTGACAAATTAGTCCAAAAGTCCGTGAGAGGCTTTCCCACGATCCTTGGAATCTTGGGCGCGTGGACGAAACTCGACGCCCTTTGGCCTTATGGGCCCTTCGGGTCGTATTCCCTGCCGGCCTTCGACTATGCCCAAGACGGGCCGGCGCCTCAGCCGATGGGGACGTTCCTGCTCTTTCGCCGTACATCGTTAGAGACGGTCGGCGACCCCCGAAAGCCGTTCGACGAGGCGTTCCCGATCTTTTTCAACGAGGTCGACCTGCTCTATCGGCTCCTACGGTCGGGCTGCCCGTGCTTCTATACGGCCAAGGCCCATGTCCTGCACCATCACGGGGCGAGCACGAAGCAGGTGCGCAAAAGTATGATCTGGGAGTCCCACGACAGCCTGGTGCGTTATTTCGGGAAACACCTGAAGTGGCCCGCCCGGGCCCTCCTGCCCGTGATCGCCGCCGCGGCTTGGACAGGGGCTTTTCTCAGGGCGAAAGGCCACCATGCCGGATTTCGAACTCAGCATCACGATCTGTAG
- the mrdA gene encoding penicillin-binding protein 2, with protein sequence MIHAPTDRAIDARLLALPFAVTAVIAGYMVRMWFLQIVQASELQERAEVSSIAVVKKLAPRGRIVDRAGRLLAGVEPRITVLARPRTAMANPAVVDRVAAILQIEPQALKKAIRLVPQAGDLAVPVYIGADVAMASKIAELSDELPGFSVETQGMRSYSAGPELGHIMGYVRPPRDDDNKRLKAQGIDPAQYVGLQGIERQYERDLMGRPGTEKVAVDARRKAIRSLGSDEAVAGSTLVLSLDLRLQRTALGLLQGHKGSVVMIDPNDGGVLCLASNPTFDSSVFLKGISKDEYAALAEDESRPLFFRAVSGAYAPGSTFKLVITLAAMSSGVFDPNESVYCPGYVLVGRKKVACKNHPNETVAFDRAFTKSCNAYFGQLARKIGRENILKTCDALGIGRPSEIDLPSQSRGVLPTVDWWAKHRDRRWSLGDTVNLGIGQGELTTTPLQMAEVGALIANRGVCYRPHIVRAVKDPEGSGGNRLVPAEVLSRLDLPAHQWDTLTSAMVHVIEVGTARTAQIGGLLWGGKTGSAENLKDHNTHSWFVGVAPIESPKVVICVMLENAGHGGDVAAPIAAKMVREYLNGKAAPRVEVQSSRMRDSAASTLDAEPESPDRE encoded by the coding sequence GTGATCCACGCCCCGACGGACAGGGCGATCGACGCGCGCCTCTTGGCCCTACCGTTCGCCGTGACCGCCGTCATCGCCGGCTACATGGTCCGCATGTGGTTCCTGCAGATCGTCCAGGCCTCCGAGCTCCAAGAGCGGGCCGAGGTCTCGAGCATCGCCGTCGTCAAAAAACTCGCGCCCCGGGGCCGGATCGTCGACCGGGCCGGACGGTTGCTCGCTGGAGTCGAACCTCGCATCACGGTTCTCGCGCGTCCGCGGACGGCCATGGCGAATCCGGCCGTCGTCGACCGTGTGGCGGCCATCCTTCAGATCGAGCCTCAAGCGCTGAAAAAAGCCATCCGTCTCGTCCCGCAAGCCGGCGACCTCGCCGTCCCGGTGTACATCGGAGCCGACGTCGCGATGGCCTCGAAGATCGCCGAACTCTCGGACGAACTGCCGGGGTTCTCGGTCGAGACACAGGGCATGCGGTCGTACTCGGCCGGGCCGGAACTGGGCCACATCATGGGCTACGTCCGACCGCCGAGGGACGACGACAACAAACGGCTGAAGGCTCAAGGGATCGATCCGGCGCAATACGTCGGCCTTCAGGGGATCGAGCGACAGTACGAGCGCGACCTCATGGGTCGACCGGGAACGGAGAAAGTGGCCGTCGACGCCCGACGGAAAGCCATTCGCTCGCTGGGTTCCGACGAGGCGGTGGCAGGATCCACGCTCGTCCTCTCCCTTGATCTCAGACTTCAGCGGACCGCTCTCGGGCTCCTTCAGGGCCACAAGGGGTCCGTGGTCATGATCGACCCGAACGACGGCGGCGTCCTCTGTCTCGCCAGTAACCCGACGTTCGACTCCTCGGTCTTTCTCAAAGGGATCAGTAAGGACGAGTACGCCGCCCTCGCCGAAGACGAAAGCCGCCCCCTGTTCTTCCGGGCGGTCAGTGGGGCCTACGCACCTGGTTCGACCTTCAAGCTCGTCATCACGCTCGCCGCCATGTCGAGCGGCGTGTTCGATCCGAACGAATCGGTCTACTGCCCCGGCTATGTCCTTGTGGGACGGAAGAAAGTCGCTTGCAAGAACCATCCGAACGAGACCGTGGCCTTCGACCGGGCGTTCACAAAGAGCTGTAACGCCTACTTCGGCCAATTGGCGAGAAAGATCGGACGGGAGAACATCCTAAAGACCTGCGACGCGCTCGGAATCGGAAGGCCGAGCGAGATCGATCTTCCTTCCCAGTCCCGTGGCGTCCTTCCGACTGTCGACTGGTGGGCGAAACACCGGGACCGACGATGGTCGTTGGGCGACACCGTCAATCTCGGGATCGGTCAAGGAGAGTTGACGACGACCCCGCTTCAAATGGCCGAAGTCGGAGCGCTCATCGCCAACCGTGGCGTCTGCTATCGGCCGCATATCGTCCGCGCCGTCAAAGACCCGGAAGGGTCGGGCGGTAACCGTCTCGTTCCGGCCGAAGTCCTCTCAAGGCTCGATCTCCCGGCACATCAGTGGGACACGCTAACGTCGGCGATGGTCCACGTGATCGAAGTCGGGACGGCGCGCACCGCCCAGATCGGCGGGCTCCTATGGGGAGGCAAGACGGGCAGCGCGGAAAACCTGAAGGACCACAACACGCACAGTTGGTTCGTCGGTGTGGCACCGATCGAATCGCCTAAGGTCGTTATCTGCGTCATGCTCGAGAACGCCGGCCATGGCGGTGACGTCGCCGCCCCGATCGCGGCGAAAATGGTGCGGGAGTATCTGAACGGGAAGGCCGCACCAAGGGTGGAAGTTCAGTCGAGCCGGATGCGGGACAGCGCGGCGTCGACCTTGGACGCCGAACCGGAATCGCCCGACCGCGAGTAA
- a CDS encoding transglycosylase domain-containing protein encodes MARTSAIPRAPSVGKRPKFWRRLKIGCSTLFVLTFLVGLTGALYAKRQLDDAAAMIPDLPERMKLVAKDRSLILSKDGKVMESMATEFRKPIRIQDVPKRVIDATLAAEDKRYYDHQGVDFWGMGRAVFSTVSGKRVEGGSTITMQLVKRTYTNSRKTVDRKVQDMALATMIERQLTKSQILELYLNQVFYGAGAYGIAAAAEVYFGKTADKLTLSEAALLARCVRRPSDENPYVDMKTALHNRDVVLGIMHDEGWITETEYGRALKEKIVLKKRVTGSQDRIAPYFCDYVKSVVRKELPDIDLTSGGYRIETTIDLRLQAYAEKEVKRMVSRNRGLRITTSAFLLMDASGGVLAMVGGPDYKKNQFNVITQGRRQPGSAFKPLVYATAFEYGALDPDGSVSNEKYYIEDRGRKRPIRGGGQGGDVSVRRALAQSINNPAMWAMDKVGLDNVIAMSHSAFGIESDLPRVETIALGADEVTPMELATAYSVFQSGGDRFTPFGIVRIIGPDGLPVKVFGPNFKRRQLSPEAALGMDSCLRGVVAGGTGSRAGDVTNARGKTGTTSENKDAWFCGYTDKFIGVGWVANETKDAKGRVRYRPMDDYVMGGHMVAPLWADILNYAQEVYGEQPRSMRGGSSRRTADEPVVDDPREENGGAAEPTTEPEPEVQEPDTGMPGDEASGADGTEGTPEGAEPAQAGPSGTKRDKPAEKHGDTNPTPEGRGDGRLPVNDNVVLVEVCVDSGLRASRYCPERIRKAYRPGSAPKARCRTHKGPDG; translated from the coding sequence TTGGCTAGGACTTCGGCGATCCCACGGGCGCCTTCGGTCGGAAAGAGGCCGAAATTCTGGCGTCGGCTCAAGATCGGGTGTAGCACCCTCTTCGTACTGACCTTCCTTGTCGGTCTGACCGGCGCGTTGTACGCCAAGCGTCAGCTCGACGATGCGGCGGCGATGATCCCGGACCTCCCCGAGCGCATGAAGCTCGTGGCGAAAGACCGGTCCTTGATCCTTTCGAAGGACGGCAAGGTCATGGAGTCGATGGCGACGGAGTTCCGTAAGCCGATCCGCATCCAAGACGTCCCCAAGCGGGTCATCGACGCGACCCTGGCAGCCGAAGACAAGCGGTATTACGACCACCAGGGCGTCGACTTCTGGGGCATGGGCCGCGCCGTCTTCTCGACGGTGAGCGGCAAGCGCGTCGAGGGCGGCAGCACCATCACGATGCAGCTCGTCAAGCGCACGTACACGAACTCCCGCAAGACCGTCGACCGAAAAGTCCAGGACATGGCGCTGGCGACCATGATCGAGCGTCAGCTCACCAAGTCGCAGATCCTGGAGCTCTACCTGAACCAGGTGTTCTACGGGGCCGGCGCGTATGGGATCGCCGCGGCGGCCGAGGTCTATTTTGGAAAGACGGCCGATAAGCTCACTTTGAGCGAGGCCGCGCTCCTGGCCCGGTGCGTCCGACGTCCGAGCGACGAAAACCCGTACGTCGACATGAAGACGGCCCTGCACAACCGCGACGTCGTGCTCGGCATCATGCACGACGAGGGCTGGATCACCGAAACGGAGTACGGCCGCGCCTTAAAGGAGAAGATCGTCCTGAAGAAGCGGGTGACCGGGAGCCAAGACCGGATCGCCCCTTACTTCTGCGACTACGTGAAGTCCGTCGTCCGCAAGGAGTTGCCGGACATCGACCTGACGTCCGGCGGCTACAGGATCGAAACGACGATCGACCTCAGACTGCAGGCGTACGCCGAAAAAGAGGTCAAGCGCATGGTCTCCCGGAACCGTGGTCTGCGCATCACCACGTCGGCGTTCCTCCTCATGGACGCGAGCGGCGGCGTCCTCGCGATGGTCGGCGGGCCCGACTATAAGAAGAACCAGTTCAACGTCATTACGCAAGGCCGTAGACAGCCGGGTTCGGCGTTCAAACCCCTCGTCTATGCGACCGCGTTCGAATACGGCGCTCTGGATCCCGACGGGTCCGTGAGCAACGAGAAGTACTACATCGAAGACCGAGGCCGTAAGCGGCCCATCCGCGGCGGAGGCCAGGGCGGCGACGTTTCGGTCCGGCGGGCCTTGGCCCAGTCCATCAACAATCCGGCGATGTGGGCCATGGACAAAGTGGGCCTCGACAACGTCATCGCCATGTCCCATAGCGCCTTTGGGATCGAAAGCGATCTCCCGCGGGTGGAGACGATCGCGCTCGGAGCCGACGAAGTCACGCCGATGGAACTGGCCACCGCCTACAGCGTGTTCCAGAGCGGCGGCGACCGGTTCACCCCGTTCGGCATCGTCCGCATCATCGGCCCGGACGGGTTGCCCGTCAAAGTGTTCGGCCCCAACTTCAAGCGACGGCAGCTCAGCCCCGAAGCGGCGCTCGGCATGGACTCCTGCCTCCGTGGCGTGGTCGCGGGCGGCACGGGATCCCGGGCGGGCGACGTCACGAACGCACGGGGCAAGACGGGCACGACCAGCGAGAACAAGGACGCCTGGTTCTGTGGCTACACCGACAAGTTCATCGGGGTCGGATGGGTCGCGAACGAGACGAAAGACGCGAAGGGCCGGGTGCGTTACCGCCCCATGGACGATTACGTCATGGGCGGTCACATGGTCGCTCCACTATGGGCCGACATCTTGAATTACGCACAAGAGGTCTACGGCGAGCAGCCGCGCAGCATGAGAGGCGGTTCGAGCCGCCGTACGGCCGACGAGCCTGTCGTTGACGATCCGCGCGAAGAGAACGGCGGGGCGGCCGAACCGACGACGGAACCCGAACCTGAAGTCCAGGAACCCGACACGGGCATGCCCGGGGACGAAGCTTCGGGGGCCGACGGTACGGAAGGAACGCCCGAAGGGGCCGAACCCGCTCAGGCAGGGCCTTCTGGAACCAAGCGTGACAAGCCTGCCGAAAAACACGGCGACACGAATCCCACGCCTGAAGGCAGGGGCGACGGAAGGCTGCCGGTGAACGACAACGTCGTCCTCGTTGAAGTCTGCGTCGACTCCGGCTTGAGGGCTTCCCGCTATTGCCCGGAACGGATCCGAAAGGCGTACCGACCCGGCAGCGCTCCCAAGGCTCGCTGCCGGACGCATAAGGGGCCCGACGGCTAA
- a CDS encoding sigma-70 family RNA polymerase sigma factor, giving the protein MSGLAGAGRLSSRRQIDTATEQALVAKCLRNDYEAFGRIVDAYQTRVLGFVRRMLRSEEEALDVTQEVFIKAFQGMSRFDGRASLRTWLFRIAYNLCVDRSRKGDRTPVHTSLEPSVSDDEPIEFADNRWSPEELVMNEELAEVLERALEGMSEKLRTVLLLHDKEDMAYEEIAMTVDVPVGTVKSRLFLARAHLQKVIGQYLATGTGV; this is encoded by the coding sequence ATGAGCGGACTCGCAGGAGCCGGCCGATTGAGTTCAAGACGTCAGATCGACACCGCGACCGAACAGGCCCTGGTGGCGAAGTGCCTCCGGAACGACTACGAAGCGTTCGGGAGGATCGTCGACGCCTACCAGACCCGAGTGCTCGGCTTCGTGCGCCGCATGCTTCGGAGCGAGGAGGAGGCGTTGGACGTCACCCAAGAGGTCTTCATCAAGGCGTTCCAAGGGATGTCCCGGTTCGACGGAAGGGCGTCATTGAGGACTTGGCTCTTCCGGATCGCCTATAACCTGTGCGTCGACCGGTCGCGCAAAGGCGACCGTACCCCGGTCCATACGAGCCTTGAACCTTCGGTTTCGGACGACGAGCCGATCGAGTTCGCCGACAACCGGTGGAGCCCGGAGGAGCTCGTCATGAACGAAGAACTTGCCGAAGTCCTGGAACGGGCGCTTGAAGGCATGTCCGAAAAGCTCCGGACGGTCCTCTTGCTTCACGACAAGGAAGACATGGCTTACGAAGAGATCGCGATGACCGTCGACGTGCCCGTCGGGACGGTCAAGAGCCGACTGTTCCTCGCAAGGGCGCACCTGCAGAAAGTGATCGGCCAGTACTTGGCCACGGGAACGGGAGTTTGA
- a CDS encoding glycosyltransferase family 2 protein, producing the protein MPDFELSITICSWNTVEDLRACLQSLKAEAAQVPGFEVIVVDNASEDGSPDMVESEFPEFRLLRQTVNLGFTGGHNLAIAERAGRHVALLNSDTVVHPGAVRTVLEFMEGRPDAGVVGPKLLNPDGSLQYSCRKFPDPLAAAFRNTFLGRWFPDNRYVRDYLMKDVAHDQTREVDWVSGAAMFIRDDLVDAIGGLDDRYFMYCEDTDFCKRTWEAGYKVVYLPTAVVTHAIGRSTDRVANKMIVRFHKSMFRFYRKHLIPRVWVPLRPGCLLLAALALSTRAGLFLAGNAMDALKRRFAK; encoded by the coding sequence ATGCCGGATTTCGAACTCAGCATCACGATCTGTAGCTGGAACACCGTCGAGGACCTGCGCGCGTGCCTCCAGAGCCTGAAGGCGGAAGCGGCCCAGGTGCCGGGGTTCGAAGTCATCGTCGTCGACAACGCGTCCGAAGACGGGTCGCCGGACATGGTCGAGTCCGAGTTTCCGGAGTTCCGGCTCCTTCGCCAGACCGTCAACCTCGGGTTCACGGGAGGGCACAACCTGGCGATCGCGGAACGGGCCGGTCGTCACGTCGCACTCTTGAACTCGGACACGGTCGTCCACCCCGGCGCGGTCCGGACGGTCTTGGAATTCATGGAAGGGCGTCCTGACGCCGGCGTCGTCGGCCCGAAGCTCCTGAACCCGGACGGAAGCCTTCAATACAGTTGCCGCAAGTTCCCCGACCCGCTCGCGGCGGCGTTCCGGAACACCTTCCTCGGACGGTGGTTCCCGGACAACAGATACGTCCGGGACTATCTCATGAAGGACGTCGCCCACGACCAGACCCGGGAGGTCGACTGGGTCAGCGGGGCCGCGATGTTCATCCGAGACGACCTGGTCGACGCGATCGGCGGGCTCGACGACCGCTACTTCATGTACTGCGAAGACACCGATTTCTGCAAAAGGACGTGGGAAGCGGGCTACAAAGTCGTCTATCTGCCGACGGCCGTCGTCACCCATGCGATCGGCCGGAGCACCGACCGCGTCGCGAACAAAATGATCGTCCGGTTCCACAAGTCGATGTTCCGGTTCTATCGGAAACATTTGATCCCCCGCGTCTGGGTGCCGCTACGACCGGGTTGTCTCCTATTGGCCGCTCTCGCACTCTCGACCCGGGCCGGGCTATTCTTGGCCGGGAACGCCATGGACGCCCTGAAGCGGAGGTTCGCGAAGTGA